AAGCGTACCGTAACCTGACCTGGAAAGCGCTGGATGAATCGGAGAATATCGCAAGGGCGGTCACTCAGGACCGTTATGGGAAAGAGCTGTTCGGGCTGTTCATCGTCATCGCGGTTGCGCTTCTTGGGGTAGAAATGGTGGTGGCAAGGAAGGTTTGAAGACAAAATCCCCTCTGGCTTTGCCATCTCCCCTTATTAAGGGGAGAATTCGCATCAAACCTTACTTTCTTTTGAATGCTCTTTTGCACCCCCTTAATAAGGGGGTCGCCGCTTATGCGGCGGGGGGATCTTTTCTTCAGCCAACTTTTCTATTATTTTACATACACTTTCGAAATCTTCCATTACATCCTCGTTCTTCAGGCGCAAAACCTTCAGTCCGTAAGCCGAGAGAATACCATCTCGTTCTGTATCATAAACTTTGCCTTCTTCCGAGTAATGCTGTTCTCCGTCTATCTCGATAACCAGCTTAAGCGCGGGGCAATAGAAATCAACGATGTAATTGTCGATGGGGTGTTGAGAAAGCACGCGATGCGGATACTTCCGAAGACATTCAAGCCACAGTTTCCGTTCAGCAGAGGTCATTCGTTTGCGGAGTTCTTTCGCACGCTGAATGAGATCAGGATTGTAAGGGAGAAAACGGCCTGTGAAAATCAGGCCGCGCTTTTTCAGGTCATCTGCTGAGAACAAAAGAAAATCCCCTCTGGCTTTGCCATCTTGGAGAAAGAAAATCCCCCTGTCCTTTGGACATCCCCCTTGTTAAGGGGGACTTGGACGGGCGTCTGTTTACCCCCTTAAAAAGGGGGTCGCTGCTTGGCGGCGGGGGGATTTTAAAAAGGGCAGGGGGGGAACCCCCCTGCACCCCCCCTTATCAAGTGACAAGTATCAAATATCAAGTGATCAATAGTTCTGGGGAGAGGCCCGACGCACAACCCGGAAGCCTATGTAGTAGACCCTGCTGAGCGGGTTGCCGTAGTTGCGATCGGCTGACCGGCAAAAGTCATCGTAGTAGCCCCAACTGCCGCCGCGATTCACACGGTAGGAGCCTGTTTGTGCACCTGATGGATTGTTCACACTGCCGCTTGCATAGGTCCCATACCAATCATGACACCACTCCCACACATTCCCACTCATGTCACATAAGCCATACGGATTCTTTGGGTAACTCCCCACCACTACCGGCTTTCTCGGTCCGTTGTCCCAATAATTCGCCTTTTCCTTGCTTAGCGTTCCATCATCCGTCCCATATTCATATTGTCGCCCGCCCCGGCAGGCATATTCCCATTCCGCTTCAGTCGGCAAATCAAGACCATAATACAAGGCAAACGCTTTCGATCCATACCACGTCACCCACACCACCGGCCAGTTCTCATGACCGGACACCACACTGAATGTGTCGTTGTTGTATGTGATCCAGCAACGGGCGTCCGGATATCCTGAGAAGGTATCAGAGAGATAAATATACTCCTGCCCGCTGTACGCTCCCTTCGCCCCCTTCACGCTCGTACTCGACGGTGTAATGTCTCCAGTCGCCTTAGCATCATTCAAAAATTTAGCATATTGCGCGTTCGTG
This is a stretch of genomic DNA from Candidatus Latescibacter sp.. It encodes these proteins:
- a CDS encoding endonuclease domain-containing protein; its protein translation is MFSADDLKKRGLIFTGRFLPYNPDLIQRAKELRKRMTSAERKLWLECLRKYPHRVLSQHPIDNYIVDFYCPALKLVIEIDGEQHYSEEGKVYDTERDGILSAYGLKVLRLKNEDVMEDFESVCKIIEKLAEEKIPPPHKRRPPY